In the genome of Ancylomarina subtilis, one region contains:
- a CDS encoding ribonucleoside triphosphate reductase has protein sequence MMKINGAIKTVQKRDGRIVAFESEKIAFAVFKALRAVGSPNRALADQITKSVIAKLKTDAPSVEDIQDAVEFELFEQKHYQAAKAYIIYRKQHEGIRDVKELFSNIDIIDDYLNNNDWRIKESANSSYSLQGMNQHISTIISSQYWLNKIYPTEIGQAHKQGKLHIHDLGFVSVYCVGWDLQEIIRIGFKGVPGKVESKPAKHLRTLLGQIVNFFYTMQGEAAGAQAFSNFDTYLSPFIRHDNLSYKEVKQALQEFVFNMNVPTRVGFQTPFTNITLDLEIPNNMKDTAVIIGGELQETTYGDYQHEMDIFNKAFAEVMTEGDACGRIFSFPIPTYNITKDFDWNNEYRQPIWEMTAKYGIPYFSNFVNSDMSPDDVRSMCCRLRLDTTELKSRGGGLFGANPLTGSVGVVTLNLPRLAYESKNEDELLQRVDKLMGLAKDSLEIKRKVIEQLTENGLYPYSKFYLRNIRKKNGAYWDNHFSTIGLVGMNELLLNFLGTDITTKEGHAFAVKIMDFMRDKLQEFQEETGHIYNLEATPAEGTTYRLAKLDKKEFPDIIVANENQVKEQDAAPYYTNSTQLPVGYTDDIFEALELQDSLQTKYTGGTVFHTFVGESQLPPESVKKLAKTICENFKLPYFTLSPTFSICPEHGYIYGEHKTCPKCEDVGKHNICEVYSRIVGYLRPVDQWNNGKRAEYHDRKLFDKMIEVEEIELI, from the coding sequence ATGATGAAAATTAATGGTGCTATTAAAACAGTACAAAAACGCGACGGTCGAATCGTCGCCTTCGAATCGGAAAAAATTGCCTTTGCCGTATTCAAAGCCTTACGTGCCGTTGGTTCGCCCAACCGAGCCCTTGCCGATCAAATCACGAAAAGTGTTATTGCAAAACTTAAAACGGATGCCCCCAGTGTCGAAGACATTCAGGATGCTGTCGAGTTTGAACTCTTCGAGCAGAAACACTATCAGGCTGCCAAGGCTTATATTATTTATCGAAAACAACACGAGGGCATCAGGGATGTAAAAGAGCTCTTTTCGAATATCGATATCATCGATGATTACCTAAACAATAACGACTGGCGAATTAAAGAGAGTGCCAATTCATCCTACTCATTGCAGGGGATGAATCAACACATTTCCACAATCATCAGCTCGCAATACTGGCTAAATAAAATTTATCCAACCGAAATTGGTCAGGCGCACAAGCAAGGCAAACTCCACATTCACGACCTGGGCTTTGTAAGTGTCTATTGTGTGGGATGGGATTTGCAGGAAATTATTCGAATTGGATTTAAAGGCGTACCGGGCAAGGTTGAAAGCAAACCTGCCAAACACCTGAGAACCCTACTGGGACAGATCGTCAATTTCTTTTATACCATGCAGGGCGAAGCTGCCGGAGCCCAAGCCTTCTCTAATTTTGACACCTATCTGTCACCCTTCATTCGTCACGACAATTTGTCGTACAAGGAAGTCAAACAGGCACTTCAGGAGTTTGTCTTTAATATGAACGTGCCCACCCGTGTCGGGTTTCAAACCCCCTTTACCAATATCACCCTCGATTTGGAGATTCCCAACAACATGAAGGACACAGCTGTGATTATTGGCGGTGAATTGCAGGAAACGACTTATGGCGACTACCAGCACGAAATGGATATCTTCAATAAAGCCTTTGCTGAAGTGATGACTGAGGGCGATGCCTGCGGTCGTATATTCTCATTCCCTATACCGACCTATAACATCACCAAAGATTTCGACTGGAATAACGAATACCGTCAGCCCATTTGGGAGATGACAGCCAAGTATGGCATTCCCTATTTCTCAAATTTTGTGAATTCCGATATGTCACCCGACGATGTACGTTCGATGTGTTGCCGTTTGCGTCTGGATACCACCGAATTGAAATCACGTGGTGGCGGTTTATTTGGTGCCAATCCTCTAACGGGTTCTGTGGGTGTGGTGACACTAAACCTGCCACGCCTGGCTTACGAATCGAAAAACGAAGACGAACTTCTGCAAAGAGTTGACAAATTGATGGGTCTGGCTAAGGACAGTCTGGAGATTAAACGTAAAGTGATCGAACAACTCACCGAAAATGGTTTATATCCCTATTCCAAGTTCTATCTGCGAAACATCCGCAAGAAGAATGGCGCCTACTGGGACAATCATTTCTCGACCATAGGTCTGGTGGGCATGAATGAATTGCTGCTGAATTTCCTTGGAACAGATATCACAACCAAGGAAGGACATGCTTTTGCAGTAAAAATCATGGACTTTATGCGTGATAAATTGCAAGAGTTCCAGGAAGAAACAGGACACATCTACAATTTGGAAGCCACACCTGCTGAGGGAACAACCTACCGATTGGCTAAACTCGACAAGAAGGAATTCCCGGATATTATTGTGGCCAACGAAAACCAGGTGAAAGAACAAGACGCGGCGCCTTATTATACCAACTCCACCCAATTGCCCGTGGGCTATACCGACGACATTTTTGAAGCTCTGGAACTGCAAGACAGTTTGCAAACCAAATACACAGGTGGAACCGTATTCCATACCTTTGTGGGCGAAAGCCAATTGCCTCCCGAATCCGTAAAAAAATTAGCCAAAACCATTTGTGAAAACTTCAAACTGCCCTACTTTACCCTGTCTCCCACATTCAGTATCTGTCCCGAGCATGGCTACATCTACGGTGAGCACAAAACTTGCCCCAAATGTGAGGACGTAGGGAAGCATAATATCTGTGAAGTCTATTCCCGCATTGTGGGCTATTTGCGTCCCGTTGATCAATGGAACAATGGCAAGCGAGCTGAATACCATGACAGAAAACTCTTTGATAAGATGATTGAAGTAGAAGAAATTGAACTTATTTAA
- a CDS encoding S9 family peptidase, which produces MKRNLLSLLLVLIGIGVFAQETPVTKANFELAAKFSPNRLKKMVFSTSVKPHWLKNSEKFWYTYRTPEGQFYYLVDPVKNTKNKLFDVVKMASDMSRLTGDPFDAQHLYIDKIKFIKNETVLQFQVKSKLVEEEDKDEEGDKQEEKKDGEKKKDSKNKMVAKVWHFEYTLASEKLNLLDDFEKPLEQKEWASVAPNQKYVIFAKHHNLYWMDAENYKKAQKNEKDSTIVEHQLTTDGIEHYCYGTNSYGKTNREKEEEKDKRKEAYVTFSSDSKKFALTREDEREVKDLWVINSVAKGRPTLESYKYHMAGEKEAPQYELQIFDWESKKAVKVKANAFKDQTLSILTAPRKKRNEADDVKFSKWMNKGSDLLYFKRTSRDMKRVDICTANTTTGEVNILIEERLNTYIEGRSPFALVNNGKEMIHWSERDGWAHFYLYDGQGKLKNQITSGPWHCDGIQGIDEQNRVLYFTANAREKGEDPYYSHLYRVNFDGTGLKLLNKGDFDHKVNLNDQTHYFVNNSSRVDSAPVSALYNSRGTKLMDLEETDLTRLFETGYKFPETFKVKAGDGVTDIYGVMYKPFDFDPNKKYPILTYVYPGPQTEAVYKSFSVRMDRADRMAQLGFIVVTMGNRGGHPARSKWYHNYGYGNLRDYGLEDKKVGIEQLADRYSFIDINKVGIYGHSGGGFMSTAAMLVYPDFFKVAVSAAGNHDNNIYNRWWSETHHGVKEVVSEKGDTTFQYKIDTNPSLAKNLKGKLMIVTGDIDNNVHPANSIRMANALIKANKRFDFFLYPGQRHGFGNMSEYSFWLRGEYFCKYLIGDFRSSADYVEMQKDQPSNK; this is translated from the coding sequence ATGAAAAGAAACCTACTCTCACTCCTACTCGTTTTGATAGGAATTGGTGTATTTGCACAGGAAACGCCTGTGACAAAAGCAAACTTTGAATTGGCGGCTAAATTTTCGCCAAACCGATTGAAAAAAATGGTCTTCTCGACCAGTGTAAAACCACACTGGCTAAAAAACAGTGAAAAATTCTGGTACACCTACCGTACTCCGGAGGGACAATTTTACTATTTGGTCGATCCTGTAAAAAACACAAAAAACAAATTGTTCGATGTGGTTAAAATGGCTTCTGATATGAGTCGCCTGACGGGTGATCCATTCGATGCCCAACACCTTTACATTGATAAAATTAAATTCATCAAAAATGAAACAGTTCTTCAGTTTCAGGTAAAGAGTAAGCTGGTTGAAGAAGAAGATAAAGATGAAGAGGGCGACAAGCAGGAAGAAAAAAAGGACGGTGAAAAGAAGAAAGATTCAAAAAATAAAATGGTTGCTAAAGTGTGGCATTTCGAATACACATTGGCTTCAGAAAAACTGAATTTGCTTGATGATTTTGAAAAGCCCCTTGAACAAAAAGAGTGGGCATCTGTAGCACCAAACCAGAAATATGTGATTTTTGCTAAGCATCACAACCTATATTGGATGGATGCTGAAAACTACAAGAAAGCTCAGAAGAATGAAAAGGACTCAACCATTGTAGAGCACCAGCTAACCACTGATGGTATTGAGCACTACTGTTACGGCACCAACTCTTATGGTAAAACCAATAGAGAAAAAGAAGAAGAAAAGGATAAAAGAAAAGAGGCTTATGTCACCTTCTCTTCTGATTCAAAGAAATTTGCTCTTACGCGTGAAGATGAGCGTGAAGTGAAAGATCTTTGGGTTATCAATTCAGTAGCTAAAGGTCGTCCGACTTTGGAAAGCTATAAATACCACATGGCTGGCGAGAAAGAAGCTCCTCAGTACGAGCTTCAAATTTTCGACTGGGAAAGCAAAAAAGCGGTCAAAGTTAAAGCAAATGCGTTCAAGGATCAGACCCTTTCAATTTTGACCGCTCCAAGAAAGAAGCGTAACGAGGCTGATGATGTCAAATTCTCGAAATGGATGAATAAGGGAAGTGATTTGCTTTATTTCAAACGCACTAGCCGTGATATGAAACGTGTGGATATCTGTACGGCTAACACCACAACCGGTGAAGTTAATATCCTTATAGAAGAACGCTTAAACACTTATATCGAAGGCAGAAGTCCTTTCGCATTGGTAAATAACGGAAAAGAAATGATCCATTGGTCAGAACGCGATGGCTGGGCTCATTTTTACCTTTACGATGGTCAAGGAAAACTAAAGAACCAAATTACTTCAGGTCCATGGCACTGTGACGGAATTCAGGGCATCGATGAGCAAAACCGTGTCCTTTATTTTACAGCGAATGCTCGCGAAAAAGGTGAAGACCCTTATTACTCGCATCTTTACCGTGTGAATTTTGACGGTACAGGTTTAAAACTTCTTAATAAGGGTGATTTCGATCACAAAGTAAATTTGAATGATCAAACTCACTACTTTGTAAATAACTCTTCAAGAGTTGACTCTGCTCCTGTTTCTGCACTTTACAATTCAAGAGGAACGAAATTGATGGATCTTGAAGAAACTGATTTAACTCGCTTATTTGAGACAGGTTATAAATTCCCTGAGACTTTTAAAGTAAAAGCAGGCGATGGCGTAACTGATATTTACGGCGTAATGTACAAGCCATTCGATTTCGATCCTAATAAAAAGTACCCAATCCTAACTTACGTTTATCCAGGACCTCAAACTGAAGCGGTTTACAAAAGTTTCTCAGTGCGTATGGATAGAGCTGACCGTATGGCTCAATTAGGCTTTATTGTAGTGACAATGGGTAACCGTGGCGGTCATCCTGCCCGATCTAAGTGGTATCACAACTACGGTTATGGCAACCTAAGAGATTATGGTTTGGAGGACAAAAAAGTGGGTATCGAACAATTGGCTGACAGATACAGTTTTATTGATATCAATAAAGTCGGAATTTACGGTCACTCAGGGGGTGGATTCATGTCAACGGCGGCTATGTTGGTTTATCCTGATTTCTTTAAAGTAGCGGTATCTGCCGCGGGGAACCACGATAACAATATTTACAACCGCTGGTGGAGTGAAACACATCATGGTGTGAAAGAAGTTGTGAGCGAAAAAGGTGATACCACTTTCCAATACAAGATTGACACCAACCCTAGCCTGGCTAAGAACCTGAAAGGGAAATTGATGATTGTTACCGGTGATATCGATAACAATGTTCATCCTGCCAACAGCATCAGAATGGCCAATGCCCTAATTAAGGCAAACAAACGATTCGATTTCTTCTTATACCCTGGCCAACGTCATGGTTTTGGTAATATGAGCGAATACTCGTTCTGGCTGCGTGGTGAATATTTCTGTAAATATCTGATCGGTGATTTCAGATCGTCTGCTGATTATGTCGAAATGCAAAAAGATCAGCCCAGCAACAAATAG
- a CDS encoding SDR family NAD(P)-dependent oxidoreductase: protein MKENKYALITGASKGLGKALTLELASEGINVLLVALHGEGLPELSAQIKNRFGVEVDYLEINLRDSSAVHEIADWSNKVDVSILINNAGIGGAKPFELAGVEYLDAMISINIRSLTLLTYLLLPNLKKQPKSYILNVASMASFSPIAFKTVYPASKSFVYSFSCCLKEELKNTSVSVSVLHPGPMKTNAEVSKRIESQSYLAKLGVQSPEEVADIAIRNLIGGKTMIIPGYMNKLNWLLMKIVPSRFGVPIISNIVKREIVAQVK from the coding sequence ATGAAAGAAAATAAATACGCACTGATAACAGGAGCAAGCAAAGGATTAGGTAAAGCATTGACTTTGGAATTGGCTTCGGAAGGGATTAATGTTCTTTTAGTTGCTTTACACGGGGAGGGGTTGCCAGAACTGAGTGCCCAAATAAAAAACCGATTTGGGGTTGAAGTTGATTATCTTGAAATTAATTTGAGAGACTCTTCTGCTGTTCATGAAATTGCCGATTGGTCAAATAAAGTGGATGTAAGCATACTGATTAACAATGCAGGCATAGGAGGGGCAAAACCATTTGAATTGGCTGGTGTTGAGTATTTGGATGCTATGATTTCGATTAATATTAGAAGCCTGACCTTACTAACCTATTTGTTATTGCCAAATTTAAAAAAACAGCCTAAATCGTATATTCTTAATGTTGCCAGTATGGCTTCGTTTAGCCCTATCGCATTTAAAACCGTGTATCCGGCATCTAAGTCTTTTGTTTACAGTTTTTCGTGCTGTTTGAAAGAGGAATTGAAGAATACGAGTGTTTCCGTTAGTGTTTTGCATCCAGGTCCTATGAAAACAAATGCGGAGGTAAGCAAACGAATCGAATCGCAATCTTATTTGGCTAAACTAGGAGTTCAGTCTCCCGAAGAAGTTGCAGACATTGCCATTCGTAATTTAATAGGAGGGAAGACAATGATCATTCCCGGATACATGAATAAGCTTAATTGGTTGTTGATGAAGATCGTTCCCTCAAGATTTGGAGTCCCGATAATTTCGAACATTGTAAAAAGGGAGATTGTAGCACAAGTGAAATGA
- a CDS encoding methylmalonyl-CoA mutase family protein, whose protein sequence is MYTPQNKIRIVTTASLFDGHDASINIMRRILQASGAEVIHLGHNRSVQEIVDCAIQEDVQSIAVTSYQGGHNEFFKYMRDLLLERDSGHIRIFGGGGGVILPSEIEELEAYGISKIYSPDDGRVLGLQGMIDHLLENCDYPTGKEVGFSLDELNKTNHSSLAKMISAVENYPEMVFDLMEKLRVEEKKSNSVILGITGTGGAGKSSLIDEIIRRFLEVYPDKELAIISVDPSRRRTGGALLGDRIRMNSVHSHRVYMRSLSTRQSNLALSKHIKDVLCITKHAGFDLIILETSGIGQSDTEIIDHSDCSLYVMTPEFGAATQLEKIDMLDYADLIAINKSDKRGALDALRDVRKQYQRNHLLWESELESMPVYGTVASQFNDPGVNELFISICEKLNAISSGKFDLSGANKLGVSEKIQVIPPSRVRYLSEISETVRLYNKRSEEQSKIADKLYSLQKSRETIHSRGKEEKHLFGKLDHLIGEYEEKLDRENLKILNNWPEKVKRFSNDYYTYQVRGKDFKIETKGETLSHNKIPKITLPKYRSWGDILKWNLRENVPGEFPYAAGVFPFKREGEDPTRMFAGEGGPERTNKRFHYLSKGMPAIRLSTAFDSVTLYGEDPHARPDIYGKIGNAGVSIACLDDAKKLYSGFDLMSPITSVSMTINGPSAAMVAYFMNAAIDQQCELYIKERGLEKSVEEKLEEIFKARKAKRPSYQGQLPEGNNGLGLMLLGVTGDMVLPDEVYQKIKVETMSRVRGTVQADILKEDQAQNTCIFSTDFSLKLMGDIQAYFIDHEVRNFYSVSISGYHIAEAGANPISQLAFTLANGFTYVEYYLSRGMDVNAFAPNLSFFFSNGIDAEYAVLGRVARLIWAKAMKFKYGADERSQKLKYHIQTSGRSLHAQEMDFNDIRTTLQALYAIYDNCNSLHTNAYDEALTTPTEESVRRAMAIQLIINHELGLAINQNPMQGSFIIEELTDLVEEAVLLEFDRISERGGVLGAMETMYQRNKIQEESLYYERLKNSGDLPIIGVNTFLSSTGSPTVIPEEVIRAIKEEKEYQIASIEGLHETYKKEAARSLLELKAKATGNQNIFETLMDAAKYCSIGQITHALFEVGGKYRRNM, encoded by the coding sequence ATGTATACACCCCAAAATAAAATTCGAATTGTGACCACAGCCTCCTTATTCGATGGTCATGATGCTTCCATTAATATCATGCGGCGTATTCTCCAGGCTTCAGGAGCGGAAGTGATTCATCTTGGACACAATCGTTCGGTTCAGGAGATAGTCGATTGTGCTATTCAAGAAGATGTTCAGTCAATCGCTGTAACATCTTATCAGGGAGGGCATAATGAGTTTTTTAAATACATGAGAGATTTATTGCTTGAGCGAGATTCCGGACATATTCGAATCTTTGGCGGCGGCGGTGGTGTGATTCTCCCTTCTGAAATTGAAGAACTGGAAGCTTATGGTATTTCTAAGATTTATTCACCTGATGATGGGCGTGTATTAGGTTTACAGGGGATGATCGATCATTTGCTTGAGAACTGTGATTATCCTACGGGTAAAGAGGTCGGTTTTTCTCTTGATGAGTTAAATAAAACCAATCATTCTTCTTTGGCCAAGATGATCTCTGCTGTAGAGAATTATCCGGAAATGGTTTTTGATTTAATGGAGAAGCTGAGAGTCGAAGAAAAGAAATCCAATTCTGTAATTCTTGGTATTACAGGCACAGGAGGCGCAGGGAAGTCTTCATTGATAGATGAGATCATTCGTCGTTTTTTGGAGGTTTATCCCGATAAGGAACTGGCTATTATATCGGTGGATCCTTCGCGTCGTCGTACAGGTGGGGCACTTCTGGGAGATCGTATTCGGATGAATTCGGTGCATTCCCATCGGGTTTACATGCGTTCTCTAAGTACGCGTCAATCCAATCTTGCCTTATCCAAACACATTAAGGATGTGCTTTGTATCACGAAGCATGCCGGTTTCGATCTGATTATTCTGGAAACTTCGGGTATTGGTCAGTCTGATACAGAGATTATCGATCATTCGGATTGTTCACTTTATGTGATGACGCCTGAGTTTGGTGCGGCCACCCAGCTTGAGAAAATTGATATGCTGGACTATGCCGATTTAATAGCCATTAATAAATCGGATAAGCGGGGGGCTTTGGATGCTTTACGCGATGTGAGAAAGCAGTATCAACGGAATCATTTATTATGGGAATCTGAGCTTGAGAGTATGCCTGTTTATGGAACGGTCGCTTCCCAATTTAACGACCCTGGTGTAAATGAACTTTTCATATCCATTTGTGAGAAATTGAATGCGATTAGCTCGGGTAAATTTGATCTGAGTGGAGCAAATAAATTGGGCGTTAGTGAAAAGATTCAAGTGATTCCTCCATCGCGTGTGCGTTATCTTTCAGAGATCTCAGAAACGGTTCGATTGTATAATAAACGCAGCGAAGAGCAATCAAAAATAGCTGATAAATTGTATTCGCTACAAAAATCAAGAGAAACCATTCATTCGAGAGGTAAAGAAGAGAAGCATTTGTTCGGAAAATTAGATCATTTAATTGGAGAATATGAAGAGAAACTGGACAGAGAAAACCTGAAGATATTAAACAATTGGCCAGAGAAGGTGAAACGGTTTTCGAATGATTATTATACCTACCAGGTGAGAGGAAAAGATTTTAAGATTGAAACAAAAGGGGAAACCTTATCTCATAATAAAATACCTAAAATTACTTTACCCAAATACCGTTCGTGGGGGGATATTCTGAAATGGAATTTAAGAGAAAATGTGCCCGGTGAATTTCCGTATGCTGCAGGTGTTTTCCCGTTTAAGCGTGAGGGAGAAGATCCGACGAGGATGTTTGCTGGTGAAGGTGGTCCCGAAAGAACCAATAAGCGATTTCATTATCTTTCAAAAGGGATGCCGGCCATTCGTTTGTCAACTGCCTTTGATTCGGTGACCCTTTATGGAGAAGATCCACACGCACGTCCTGATATTTATGGGAAGATTGGGAATGCTGGCGTTTCTATAGCTTGTCTGGATGATGCGAAAAAATTGTATTCCGGTTTTGATTTGATGTCACCCATCACTTCTGTATCGATGACCATTAATGGTCCTTCGGCAGCAATGGTTGCCTATTTTATGAATGCAGCTATTGATCAGCAATGTGAATTATACATCAAAGAGAGGGGATTAGAGAAGTCAGTTGAAGAAAAACTTGAAGAGATATTTAAGGCACGAAAAGCCAAACGACCAAGCTATCAAGGACAGCTTCCTGAGGGAAATAACGGACTTGGCCTAATGCTGTTGGGGGTGACCGGGGATATGGTTTTACCTGATGAGGTTTATCAAAAGATAAAGGTAGAAACCATGAGCCGAGTGCGTGGTACCGTACAGGCCGATATTCTGAAGGAAGACCAGGCACAGAATACCTGTATTTTTTCAACGGATTTTTCATTAAAGTTGATGGGAGATATTCAGGCTTATTTTATTGATCATGAAGTTCGAAATTTCTATTCGGTTTCTATTTCGGGCTATCACATTGCTGAAGCGGGTGCTAATCCTATCAGTCAGTTGGCTTTTACATTAGCCAACGGTTTTACCTATGTGGAGTATTACCTTTCACGGGGAATGGATGTGAATGCTTTTGCACCCAACCTTTCTTTTTTCTTCTCAAATGGTATCGATGCCGAATACGCCGTTTTAGGACGCGTTGCTCGTTTGATCTGGGCAAAGGCCATGAAGTTTAAATACGGAGCTGACGAACGCTCTCAGAAGCTGAAATACCATATTCAGACTTCAGGAAGATCCCTGCATGCTCAGGAAATGGATTTTAATGATATTCGAACCACTTTGCAGGCACTTTATGCTATTTACGACAATTGCAATTCTCTGCACACCAATGCTTACGATGAGGCCTTAACGACACCAACTGAGGAGTCGGTTCGGCGCGCTATGGCTATTCAGTTGATTATCAATCATGAATTAGGCCTGGCTATCAATCAGAATCCTATGCAGGGCTCCTTTATCATCGAGGAACTGACCGATTTGGTTGAAGAAGCTGTATTGCTTGAATTTGATCGAATTTCAGAACGTGGCGGTGTATTGGGTGCGATGGAGACCATGTATCAGCGAAATAAGATTCAGGAAGAGTCGCTTTATTACGAACGACTTAAAAATTCAGGTGATTTGCCTATTATTGGCGTGAATACTTTCCTTTCAAGTACGGGATCACCAACCGTTATTCCCGAAGAGGTGATTCGAGCAATTAAGGAAGAGAAAGAATACCAGATTGCATCGATAGAAGGCTTGCATGAAACCTATAAGAAAGAAGCAGCCAGGAGTTTATTGGAACTAAAGGCGAAAGCTACAGGCAATCAGAATATTTTTGAAACCCTTATGGATGCGGCTAAGTATTGCTCCATTGGTCAAATTACTCATGCGCTCTTCGAAGTGGGTGGTAAGTACCGTAGGAATATGTAA
- a CDS encoding anaerobic ribonucleoside-triphosphate reductase activating protein, translating to MKIAGFKKQSLIDYPGNISSVVFTQGCNFRCAYCHNPDLVLPEKFSSCYEENELFAYWQKYQHLLNAVCITGGEPCIHNDLPDFIRKIKNLGLKVKLDSNGTYPNQIKYLIKNKLIDSIAMDIKHVLEFQNYKHGVGHALNEETYKNVLESISLIEKSHIEYEFRTTIVKGLHSIDQIKSLKKRFNQHYKVQNYNPVITLNDNPEFEPFSETELEAIEL from the coding sequence ATGAAAATAGCAGGATTCAAAAAACAAAGTCTTATCGACTATCCTGGAAATATCAGCTCTGTGGTTTTTACACAGGGCTGTAATTTTCGCTGTGCGTACTGTCATAATCCCGATCTGGTCTTACCCGAAAAATTTAGCTCATGTTATGAGGAAAATGAACTATTTGCTTATTGGCAAAAGTACCAACACTTATTAAATGCCGTTTGCATCACAGGTGGTGAACCCTGTATACACAACGATTTGCCTGACTTCATTCGTAAAATTAAAAATCTGGGACTGAAGGTCAAGTTAGATAGTAATGGAACCTATCCCAATCAGATTAAGTATCTTATAAAAAACAAACTGATTGATTCTATTGCTATGGATATTAAACATGTTTTGGAATTCCAGAACTATAAACATGGGGTTGGCCACGCCTTAAACGAAGAGACCTACAAGAACGTTTTGGAATCCATAAGTCTTATCGAGAAATCGCATATTGAATACGAATTCAGAACAACCATCGTAAAGGGACTTCACAGTATAGACCAAATTAAAAGCTTAAAGAAACGTTTTAATCAGCATTATAAGGTTCAAAACTACAATCCAGTCATCACTCTTAATGATAATCCGGAATTTGAGCCTTTTTCAGAAACTGAGCTCGAAGCAATCGAACTTTAG
- a CDS encoding CPBP family intramembrane glutamic endopeptidase: MLQTYFDEIEIIVVLLYVVLGISLNSYLLTFAKPFRFLLAKYSGETAARRSVYLQRIMGMFFYGIVPLAIVLMLLHGSLRDYGTVLSEPLTTLLWGILFAAIIIPLTLYNAKSPSNLAVYPQIRSKKWTLSTLLISGLTWAGYLLCYEFFFRGFLLFACLREFGTVPAVAINMLIYSIAHIPKGKLETIGAIPLGLVLCVLTISTESIWFAFLAHVIMALSNEWISLYHNKDTKLEIKF, encoded by the coding sequence ATGTTACAAACATATTTTGACGAGATCGAGATTATTGTTGTGCTATTGTATGTTGTGCTTGGGATATCTCTTAATTCCTACCTTTTAACTTTTGCAAAACCTTTTCGTTTTTTGCTGGCAAAATACTCTGGCGAAACAGCTGCCAGACGGAGCGTTTATCTGCAACGAATTATGGGTATGTTTTTCTATGGCATTGTGCCGCTTGCAATAGTGTTGATGCTGTTGCATGGCAGCCTTCGCGATTATGGTACTGTGCTTTCAGAGCCGCTGACAACATTGTTGTGGGGAATTCTGTTTGCGGCTATTATCATTCCGTTAACACTCTACAATGCTAAGTCACCTTCTAATTTGGCTGTTTATCCGCAAATTCGTTCAAAGAAGTGGACGTTAAGTACCTTACTCATTAGCGGCCTAACGTGGGCTGGCTATCTGCTTTGTTATGAGTTTTTTTTTAGAGGTTTCTTACTGTTTGCCTGCCTAAGAGAATTTGGTACGGTGCCTGCAGTTGCAATTAATATGTTGATTTATTCCATAGCACATATTCCTAAAGGAAAATTAGAAACAATTGGTGCCATTCCTTTGGGATTGGTTCTTTGTGTTCTTACCATTTCAACAGAATCGATTTGGTTTGCTTTCCTGGCACATGTAATTATGGCGCTAAGCAATGAGTGGATCTCATTGTATCACAACAAGGATACGAAATTGGAAATTAAGTTTTAA